A genomic segment from Lutibacter sp. A80 encodes:
- the ppk2 gene encoding polyphosphate kinase 2 yields the protein MQEFKLTPENLDILNTNKGLTALLSREPYNLERAVRYVKYEKRLKKLQIELIRLQTWAINQNERIIIIFEGRDAAGKGGAIRRATERMNPRLIRKVALPKPTVDEKSQWYFQRYVNQFPKAGEIIFFDRSWYNRAVVEPVNGFCTHEEYETFMNQVNDFERMITDSGIRLVKIYMSISKKEQAKRFEEIKNNPLKQWKMTAVDEKAQELWDVYTKYKNKMFEKTANNAVSWKIIRANKKTIARVNAINHILKSIPYDKNLKI from the coding sequence ATGCAAGAGTTTAAATTAACACCAGAAAACTTAGATATCCTTAATACAAATAAAGGACTTACAGCATTATTATCTAGAGAACCTTATAATTTAGAAAGAGCTGTTAGATATGTTAAGTATGAAAAACGTTTAAAAAAATTACAAATAGAATTAATACGTCTACAAACTTGGGCTATAAATCAAAATGAACGAATTATAATAATTTTTGAAGGCCGAGATGCAGCGGGTAAAGGTGGTGCAATTAGAAGAGCAACTGAAAGAATGAATCCTAGATTAATTAGAAAAGTTGCGTTGCCAAAACCTACCGTAGATGAAAAATCTCAGTGGTATTTTCAACGTTATGTTAATCAATTTCCAAAAGCAGGAGAAATTATCTTTTTTGATAGAAGTTGGTATAATAGGGCAGTAGTAGAACCCGTAAATGGATTTTGTACCCATGAGGAATATGAAACGTTTATGAATCAAGTAAATGATTTTGAGCGTATGATTACCGACTCAGGTATTCGTTTGGTAAAAATTTACATGTCTATTTCTAAAAAAGAACAAGCAAAACGTTTTGAAGAAATTAAAAATAATCCTTTAAAACAATGGAAAATGACTGCTGTTGATGAAAAAGCACAGGAGTTATGGGATGTTTATACAAAATATAAAAACAAAATGTTTGAAAAAACAGCAAATAATGCTGTAAGCTGGAAAATAATTAGAGCTAATAAAAAAACTATTGCAAGAGTTAATGCAATTAACCATATTTTAAAAAGCATTCCTTACGATAAAAATCTGAAAATCTAG
- the ppk2 gene encoding polyphosphate kinase 2 — translation MAITPNLTKEDFEKASSCKEILEIINEKNINIDKVKKRLFYDDELKKLQIELVKLQQWISKNNKRVAIIFEGRDAAGKGGNIRRFAEHLNPRSTRLVALTKPTEVERGQWYFRRYIKELPNSGEIVFFDRSWYNRAVVEPVMGFCNETQYEKFMVQVPEFEHMLCEDNLILIKFWFSISKDEQLSRFNARIGTPLKRWKFSPVDRKGQELWDDYTYYKEQMFSKTHTSYSPWIIVRANDKKVARLECIRYVLSQFNYDGKDKALTTLLPDPNIIMRYHRSSKQLD, via the coding sequence ATGGCAATAACTCCAAATTTAACTAAAGAAGATTTTGAAAAAGCTTCTTCTTGTAAGGAAATTTTAGAAATTATTAATGAGAAAAACATTAATATTGATAAAGTAAAGAAAAGATTATTTTATGATGATGAACTTAAAAAGTTACAGATAGAATTAGTAAAATTACAGCAATGGATTTCTAAAAATAACAAAAGAGTCGCTATTATTTTTGAAGGCCGAGATGCCGCAGGAAAAGGTGGTAATATAAGACGATTTGCAGAGCATTTAAACCCAAGATCTACACGTTTAGTAGCACTAACAAAACCTACAGAAGTAGAACGTGGACAATGGTATTTTAGACGTTATATAAAAGAACTGCCAAATTCAGGAGAAATTGTATTTTTTGATAGAAGTTGGTACAATAGGGCTGTTGTTGAGCCAGTTATGGGGTTTTGTAATGAAACTCAATACGAAAAATTTATGGTTCAAGTACCAGAATTTGAACACATGCTTTGTGAAGATAATTTAATATTGATAAAATTTTGGTTCTCAATTTCTAAAGACGAACAACTATCTAGATTTAATGCTAGAATTGGAACCCCATTAAAAAGATGGAAATTTAGTCCTGTTGATAGAAAAGGACAAGAACTTTGGGACGATTATACATACTATAAAGAACAAATGTTTAGTAAAACGCACACTAGCTATAGTCCTTGGATTATTGTTAGAGCTAACGATAAAAAAGTTGCAAGGTTAGAATGTATTCGATATGTTTTATCTCAATTTAACTATGATGGTAAGGATAAAGCACTTACAACCTTATTACCAGATCCTAATATTATTATGAGATACCATCGTTCATCAAAACAATTAGATTAA
- a CDS encoding sulfite exporter TauE/SafE family protein yields the protein MLWTALVLGLAGSFHCIGMCGPIAFVLPVDRSSKSKLIFQTILYHLGRIISYSLIGLLFGFIGKGLYLAGFQQRLSILMGVVMIAIVIIPVSIFNKYNFSKPIYKIIGKVKHKLGLYLTKKSNKALFLIGFFNGFLPCGLVYMALLGSISTGNVLNGSLYMAIFGVGTIPLMTGAIFLGDFVNLSIRNKIQKAIPVFVVIIGLLFILRGLGLGIPYISPSDAKLQISNNPAECVTIEKSE from the coding sequence ATGTTATGGACTGCATTAGTTTTAGGTTTAGCTGGAAGTTTTCACTGTATAGGAATGTGTGGTCCAATTGCATTTGTATTACCCGTTGATAGATCTTCCAAATCAAAATTAATATTTCAAACAATATTATATCATTTAGGGCGTATAATTAGCTATTCGCTTATAGGACTACTCTTTGGTTTTATTGGTAAAGGATTGTATTTGGCTGGATTTCAACAGCGTTTATCTATTTTAATGGGTGTTGTAATGATTGCTATTGTTATAATTCCAGTATCTATTTTTAATAAATATAATTTTTCTAAACCTATTTATAAAATAATAGGAAAAGTAAAACACAAATTAGGTTTATACTTAACAAAAAAATCAAATAAGGCCTTATTTTTAATTGGTTTTTTTAATGGGTTTTTGCCTTGTGGTTTAGTTTATATGGCTTTACTTGGCTCAATTTCAACAGGTAATGTGTTAAATGGCTCTTTATATATGGCAATTTTTGGAGTTGGAACAATTCCTTTAATGACTGGAGCAATATTTTTAGGGGATTTTGTAAATTTATCAATTAGAAATAAAATTCAAAAAGCAATTCCAGTATTTGTGGTTATTATTGGATTATTATTTATATTGCGTGGATTAGGATTGGGGATACCTTATATCTCTCCTTCAGATGCAAAATTACAAATATCCAACAATCCTGCAGAATGTGTAACCATTGAAAAGTCAGAATAA
- a CDS encoding FixH family protein produces the protein MKIKFTWPMGIVIALVSFIIFILSFVYKAHFVKEYDHHLVSEEYYKDELNFQKEIDQQNKGIALKENVSINKTNNGLLIVFPKEFKPSEISGIINFQRLSNDKIDFEIPIKLETNEYLIKDESLVEGRWDIKIEWEVAENKYLYKEKIMY, from the coding sequence ATGAAAATTAAATTTACTTGGCCAATGGGTATTGTTATCGCATTGGTATCGTTTATAATATTTATTTTATCTTTTGTGTATAAAGCACATTTTGTAAAAGAATATGACCACCATTTAGTATCTGAAGAATATTATAAAGATGAATTAAATTTTCAGAAAGAAATTGATCAGCAAAATAAAGGAATTGCATTAAAAGAAAATGTTTCAATAAATAAAACTAATAATGGTTTATTAATTGTATTCCCAAAAGAATTTAAACCTTCAGAAATTTCAGGTATTATAAATTTTCAAAGGTTGTCTAATGATAAAATTGATTTTGAAATTCCAATTAAGTTAGAAACTAACGAGTATTTAATTAAAGACGAAAGTCTGGTTGAAGGACGATGGGATATTAAAATAGAGTGGGAGGTAGCAGAAAACAAATATTTATATAAAGAAAAAATAATGTATTAA
- the ccoG gene encoding cytochrome c oxidase accessory protein CcoG, protein MDTENKEVFRDSIATIDKSGKRNFIFPKQPKGRFYNYRTIVSWFLLAFLLAAPFIKIKGNQFLLFNILERKFHIFGFPFWPQDFHLLVISMLVSVVFVILFTVVFGRIFCGWMCPQTIFMEMVFRKVEYLIEGDRSKQIKLDKQEWNAEKIRKRVFKWFVFFIISFIISNVFLAYIIGSDKVLAYITAGPLEHLSTLIYLLAFTAVFYFVFAWFREQVCIIVCPYGRLQGVLLDNKSINVAYDYVRGEGEAGRKKLRKDEDRDELGHGDCIDCKQCVQVCPTGIDIRNGTQLECINCTACIDACDAIMDRSGFDKGLIRYASEDNIDKKEKFKFNTRLIAYSTILTILIGVLITMLFLRNDIEATILRLPGQTFQSTETTIKNVYTIKLINKTTEDLENLDLKLISHPGKIDLIGGKINLKKQGLKEGTLFIEINKKDLNSSKEKLKIGVYSNDKLIESTTTNFTGPLIIK, encoded by the coding sequence ATGGATACAGAAAATAAAGAAGTATTTAGAGATTCAATAGCAACAATTGATAAAAGTGGAAAAAGAAACTTTATTTTTCCTAAACAGCCTAAAGGTAGATTTTATAATTATAGAACTATTGTTAGTTGGTTTTTATTGGCGTTTTTATTAGCGGCTCCTTTTATTAAAATTAAAGGAAATCAATTTTTATTATTTAATATTTTAGAACGTAAATTTCATATTTTCGGTTTTCCTTTTTGGCCACAAGATTTTCATTTATTGGTAATTTCAATGCTGGTAAGTGTTGTTTTTGTTATACTTTTTACGGTGGTTTTTGGTAGAATATTTTGTGGGTGGATGTGTCCACAAACTATTTTTATGGAAATGGTTTTTAGAAAAGTTGAATACCTAATTGAAGGAGATAGGTCTAAACAAATAAAATTAGATAAACAAGAATGGAATGCTGAAAAAATTAGAAAACGAGTTTTTAAATGGTTTGTGTTTTTTATAATCTCGTTTATAATTTCAAACGTATTTTTAGCTTATATTATTGGGTCAGATAAAGTTTTAGCATATATAACAGCGGGTCCATTAGAACATTTAAGTACACTTATTTATTTATTAGCTTTTACAGCGGTTTTTTATTTTGTTTTCGCTTGGTTTAGAGAGCAAGTATGTATTATTGTTTGTCCTTATGGAAGATTACAAGGTGTTTTATTAGATAATAAATCTATTAATGTTGCTTATGATTATGTTAGAGGGGAAGGTGAAGCTGGACGAAAAAAATTACGTAAAGATGAAGATAGAGATGAACTTGGACATGGAGATTGTATAGATTGTAAACAATGTGTACAAGTTTGTCCTACAGGAATTGATATTAGAAATGGTACTCAATTAGAATGTATTAACTGTACAGCTTGTATAGATGCCTGTGATGCAATTATGGATAGATCTGGTTTTGATAAAGGTTTAATACGTTATGCTTCTGAAGATAATATCGATAAAAAAGAAAAGTTTAAATTTAATACGCGTTTAATTGCTTATTCTACAATTTTAACAATACTAATAGGTGTTTTAATAACAATGTTATTTTTAAGAAATGACATTGAAGCTACAATTTTACGTTTGCCAGGACAAACTTTTCAAAGTACAGAAACTACTATTAAAAATGTTTATACCATTAAATTAATAAATAAAACAACCGAAGATTTAGAAAATTTAGATCTTAAATTAATTTCGCATCCAGGAAAAATAGACCTAATTGGAGGTAAAATTAATCTTAAAAAACAAGGGTTAAAAGAAGGGACTTTATTTATAGAAATCAATAAAAAAGACCTAAATTCGTCGAAAGAAAAGTTAAAGATTGGTGTTTATTCAAATGATAAATTAATTGAATCAACCACTACTAATTTTACAGGACCATTAATTATTAAATAA
- a CDS encoding cbb3-type cytochrome c oxidase N-terminal domain-containing protein, whose amino-acid sequence MNKNSENISGWKKFMKSMTKAHELGTEEDIMLEHDYDGIKELDNVLPPWWLYGFYITIAISIFYYVQVFYNSEEYSQEKEFATEIAEGKAQVEAYKAANPELFDDSNIVALTSEDDLAKGKELFASKTCTACHLADLGGSIGPNLTDNHWILGGDVKSIYNTISKGGRPGKGMIAWESTISRDERIQLASYIVSMQGTQPATPKAAEGDIIWPEE is encoded by the coding sequence ATGAATAAAAATTCAGAAAACATATCGGGTTGGAAAAAGTTTATGAAATCCATGACTAAAGCCCACGAGCTAGGAACGGAAGAAGACATAATGTTAGAACATGATTATGATGGTATTAAAGAGCTAGATAATGTATTGCCACCATGGTGGTTATATGGTTTTTATATTACCATAGCAATTAGTATTTTTTACTATGTTCAAGTATTTTATAATTCAGAAGAATACAGTCAAGAAAAAGAATTTGCAACCGAAATAGCAGAAGGTAAAGCGCAAGTTGAAGCTTACAAAGCTGCAAATCCGGAATTATTCGATGATTCTAATATTGTAGCATTAACAAGTGAAGATGATTTAGCTAAAGGAAAAGAGTTATTTGCTTCTAAAACTTGTACTGCTTGTCATTTAGCTGATTTAGGTGGTAGTATTGGACCTAATTTAACTGATAACCATTGGATATTAGGTGGTGATGTTAAGAGTATTTATAATACTATTTCAAAAGGTGGTAGACCAGGTAAAGGTATGATTGCTTGGGAAAGTACTATCAGTAGAGATGAAAGAATTCAGTTGGCAAGTTATATTGTTTCTATGCAAGGAACACAACCAGCAACACCTAAAGCAGCTGAAGGTGATATAATCTGGCCAGAAGAATAA
- a CDS encoding cbb3-type cytochrome c oxidase subunit 3 yields MLKFIKHNLESIEGVEIYPIISLVLFFLVFSTMIIFVFRLPKRRIDNLSNLPFDNDTNTKEKTDE; encoded by the coding sequence ATGTTAAAATTTATAAAACATAATTTAGAGAGTATTGAAGGTGTTGAAATTTATCCAATAATTTCACTCGTTTTATTCTTCTTAGTTTTTTCAACAATGATCATATTTGTTTTTAGACTTCCAAAAAGAAGAATTGATAATTTAAGTAATTTACCTTTCGATAACGATACTAATACTAAAGAGAAAACAGATGAATAA
- the ccoN gene encoding cytochrome-c oxidase, cbb3-type subunit I, which yields MEKEQFYYDNKIVKMFLWATILWGVVGMLVGLLVALLFVFPGLLEFTGSDSAISWLSFGRLRPLHTNAVIFAFVGNGIFLGVYYSTQRLLKTRMFNDVLSRIHFWGWQAIIVAAAITLPLGLSSSKEYAELEWPIDIAVVLIWVVFGINLIGTILKRRQRHIYVAIWFYIATLVTIAVLYIFNNLEMPVSAFKSYSVYSGVQDALVQWWYGHNAVAFFLTTPILGLMYYFVPKVANRPVYSYRLSIIHFWTLIFLYIWAGPHHLLYTALPEWAQNLGTVFSVMLIFPSWGGMINGLLTLRGAWDKVRENPVLKFFVVAITGYGMATFEGPMLSFKNLNAIGHYTDWIVGHVHIGALAWNGFMIAGIVYWLAEKLWKTPLYSRKLANTHFWLGTLGILFYAIPLYVAGFTQAFMWKQFNPDGTLVYGNFLETVTQVIPMYAMRAIGGTLYLTGFVLLAVNVIKTAKAGSAVEDELAEAAPLKKISGKRIAGEGLHTWLERKTVLFTILTTVAILIGGLVEIVPLILVKSNIPTIESVKPYTPLELEGRDIYIREGCNNCHSQMIRPFRSEVERYGEYSKAGEYVYDFPFLWGSRRTGPDVHRVGGKYNDNWHFNHMLDPRSTSPGSIMPRYSWLIKNDMNASNLESKMEGLVGLGVPYSEEDIKGAKQALLTQAKEIENNLRQDPEFVKNYGSSNIQNKEIVALIAYLQRLGTDIKANQTALK from the coding sequence ATGGAAAAAGAACAGTTTTATTATGATAATAAAATAGTTAAAATGTTTCTTTGGGCTACAATTCTTTGGGGAGTTGTAGGAATGTTAGTAGGGCTATTAGTAGCGCTACTTTTTGTTTTCCCAGGATTATTAGAGTTTACAGGTTCAGATAGTGCTATTTCGTGGTTAAGTTTTGGTCGTTTACGTCCTTTACATACCAATGCAGTTATTTTTGCCTTTGTAGGAAATGGTATTTTCTTAGGTGTTTACTATTCTACACAAAGATTACTTAAAACAAGAATGTTTAACGATGTTTTAAGTAGAATTCATTTTTGGGGTTGGCAAGCAATTATTGTTGCAGCCGCAATAACATTACCTCTAGGTTTATCATCATCTAAAGAGTATGCCGAATTAGAATGGCCAATAGATATAGCCGTTGTTTTAATTTGGGTAGTTTTCGGTATAAACTTAATTGGAACTATATTAAAAAGAAGACAAAGACATATTTATGTTGCAATATGGTTTTATATAGCAACCCTTGTAACTATTGCTGTTCTATACATATTTAATAATTTAGAAATGCCAGTATCTGCATTTAAAAGTTACTCAGTATACTCTGGAGTACAAGATGCATTGGTACAATGGTGGTACGGACATAATGCTGTGGCATTTTTCTTAACAACGCCAATTCTAGGTTTAATGTACTATTTTGTACCTAAAGTAGCTAATAGACCAGTGTATTCATATAGACTTTCTATTATTCACTTTTGGACATTAATTTTCTTATATATTTGGGCAGGGCCTCACCATTTATTATATACGGCTTTACCAGAATGGGCACAAAATTTAGGAACTGTATTTTCTGTAATGCTTATTTTCCCATCTTGGGGAGGTATGATTAATGGATTGTTAACCTTGCGTGGAGCTTGGGATAAAGTTCGTGAAAATCCAGTGTTAAAATTCTTTGTTGTTGCAATTACTGGTTATGGTATGGCAACGTTTGAAGGTCCTATGTTATCATTTAAAAATTTAAATGCAATTGGACATTATACAGATTGGATTGTAGGTCACGTGCATATTGGAGCATTAGCTTGGAACGGATTTATGATTGCCGGTATTGTATATTGGTTAGCTGAAAAATTATGGAAAACACCATTATATTCTAGAAAATTAGCAAATACACATTTTTGGTTAGGAACTCTAGGTATCTTATTCTACGCAATACCATTATATGTAGCAGGATTTACACAAGCTTTTATGTGGAAACAATTTAATCCAGATGGAACTTTAGTATATGGTAACTTTTTAGAAACTGTTACACAGGTAATTCCAATGTATGCAATGCGTGCAATAGGAGGTACTTTATATTTAACAGGTTTTGTTTTATTAGCAGTAAATGTTATTAAAACAGCAAAAGCAGGATCTGCAGTAGAAGATGAATTAGCTGAAGCCGCTCCATTGAAAAAAATTAGTGGAAAACGAATTGCTGGTGAAGGGCTACATACTTGGTTAGAAAGAAAAACAGTATTGTTTACAATTTTAACAACAGTAGCTATTTTAATTGGTGGGTTAGTAGAAATTGTTCCGTTAATATTGGTAAAATCTAATATTCCAACAATAGAAAGTGTTAAACCATATACACCACTAGAATTAGAAGGAAGAGATATTTATATTAGAGAAGGTTGTAATAACTGTCACTCTCAAATGATTCGTCCTTTCCGTTCTGAGGTTGAACGTTATGGAGAGTATTCTAAAGCAGGAGAGTATGTATACGACTTCCCATTTTTATGGGGATCGCGTAGAACAGGACCAGATGTACATAGAGTTGGTGGTAAATATAACGACAACTGGCACTTTAATCATATGTTAGATCCACGTTCAACATCACCAGGTTCTATTATGCCACGTTATTCTTGGTTGATTAAAAATGATATGAATGCATCTAACTTAGAAAGTAAAATGGAAGGACTTGTAGGTTTAGGAGTTCCTTATTCAGAAGAAGATATTAAAGGTGCTAAACAAGCTTTATTAACTCAAGCTAAAGAAATTGAGAATAATTTAAGACAAGACCCTGAGTTTGTTAAAAATTATGGTTCAAGTAATATTCAAAATAAAGAAATAGTAGCTTTAATCGCTTATTTACAACGTTTAGGTACAGATATTAAAGCAAATCAAACAGCCTTAAAATAA
- the ccoS gene encoding cbb3-type cytochrome oxidase assembly protein CcoS — translation MEVVYITIGVSIIVAVFFFIVFIKSVKSGQYEDTYTPSVRMLFDDELVKKQKDKVEQKENQQE, via the coding sequence ATGGAAGTAGTATACATAACAATAGGTGTAAGTATTATTGTTGCCGTATTTTTTTTCATAGTTTTTATTAAATCGGTAAAATCTGGACAGTATGAAGATACCTATACTCCATCTGTTAGAATGTTATTCGATGATGAATTGGTTAAAAAACAAAAGGATAAAGTTGAGCAAAAAGAAAATCAACAAGAATAA